From Numida meleagris isolate 19003 breed g44 Domestic line chromosome 4, NumMel1.0, whole genome shotgun sequence, the proteins below share one genomic window:
- the SH3BP2 gene encoding SH3 domain-binding protein 2 isoform X4 → MAAEEQVWPVPMKAIGAQNLLTMPGGVTKSGYLHKKGGTQLQILKWPLRFVIIHEGCIYYFKTSTSASPQGAFSLNGYNRVMRAAEETTSSNVFPFKLVHISKKHRTWFFSASSEDERKNWMLSLRKEIDHYHDKKETITELSDSGSDADSFYGSVERPIDIKYSHHSADNEDYDQEEDDESYLQPDTSDIVKDDIMVLPPAYPPPPVPHVRKTAYSESRSHSFCGKTSGSVPPPPPPKRSLPEIKTEDFFSVREPQLPSRAEPNLKIQSSSRRPSEQPPPIPPLPLFKKPFCVKDPCSLPPEPMPLSQVLTTPEGCEKLKSLNLSPRTPPPLPSNKPKLSQMTEKTVETKVPREHGKPGLFVPPVLPKPPVPGHQHPVLKPRPEKPSCPQLQRSPPDGQSFRSFSFEKPALPSKPNQANDDSDDDYEKVELPTSVFLNTSESLEVERIFKATSPKGQPQNGLYCIRNSSTKTGKVLVVWDQSAEKVRNYRIFEKDCKFYLDADVMFLNMGSLVEYYSTHVLPSHGSLILRCPYGYSKPR, encoded by the exons ATGGCTGCAGAGGAACAGGTCTGGCCGGTCCCAATGAAGGCAATTGGAGCACAAAACCTTTTGACAATGCCTGGAGGAGTGACCAAATCGGGCTATCTTCATAAAAAGGGAGGCACTCAGCTGCAGATCTTGAAGT gGCCACTGAGATTTGTGATTATCCATGAGGGATGTATTTACTACTTTAAGACCAGCACGTCTGCATCTCCACAGGGTGCATTTTCTTTGAATGGTTACAACAG GGTTATGCGGGCAGCTGAAGAGACGACATCAAGCAACGTGTTTCCTTTCAAGTTGGTTCACATTAGCAAGAAGCACAGGACgtggtttttttctgcttcttctgaagatgaaagaaag aattgGATGCTATCCCTGAGGAAGGAAATTGATCACTACCAtgataagaaagaaacaataacagAACTCAG tgacTCTGGTTCTGATGCAGACAGTTTCTATGGCTCAGTAGAACGTCCCATTGATATCAAGTATTCTCATCATTCAGCAGATAATGAAG ATTATGACCAGGAGGAAGACGATGAATCCTACTTGCAACCAGATACTTCTGACATAGTGAAAGATG ATATCATGGTCCTGCCCCCAGCCTACCCACCTCCACCAGTTCCTCATGTCAGAAAAACTGCCTACTCGGAGTCAAGGTCGCATTCCTTTTGTGGAAAAACTTCTGGGTCAGTACCACCGCCACCACCTCCTAAAAGGAGCTTACCTGAGATCAAAACAGAGGATTTCTTCAGTGTGAGGGAGCCCCAGTTACCGAGCAGAGCTGAACCTAATCTAAAGATTCAGTCCTCCAGCCGGAGACCAAGTGAACAGCCGCCTCCTATACCCCCTTTACCGCTTTTCAAAAAGCCTTTTTGTGTCAAAGACCCTTGCTCATTGCCTCCGGAACCTATGCCTCTATCTCAAGTTCTCACTACTCCAGAAGGATGCGAGAAGCTAAAAAGCTTAAACCTTTCACCACGAACTCCTCCTCCACTGCCAAGCAATAAACCCAAGTTGTCCCAGATGACTGAAAAAACAGTAGAAACCAAAGTGCCAAGAGAACATGGTAAACCGGGACTGTTTGTGCCTCCAGTGCTTCCAAAACCGCCTGTGCCGGGCCACCAGCATCCTGTACTTAAACCTAGACCAGAGAAGCCTTCATGTCCCCAGTTACA GAGATCACCACCAGATGGGCAGAGTTTTAGAAGCTTCTCATTTGAAAAACCAGCGCTGCCCTCCAAGCCAAATCAAGCGAATGATGATTCTGATGATGACTATGAAAAA GTTGAGCTGCCTACGTCAGTATTTCTTAATACCTCTGAATCCTTAGAAGTTGAAAG gatATTTAAAGCTACCAGCCCAAAGGGACAGCCACAAAATGGATTATACTGTATTAGGAACTCATCTACTAAGACTGGAAAG GTATTAGTTGTGTGGGATCAATCTGCAGAGAAAGTGAGAAACTACAGAATATTTGAAAAG GATTGTAAGTTCTACCTGGATGCAGACGTCATGTTTCTGAACATGGGGAGTTTGGTTGAATACTACAGCACTCATGTCCTACCTAGTCATGGCAGCCTGATTCTTCGGTGTCCTTATGGTTACTCTAAGCCCAGGTGA
- the SH3BP2 gene encoding SH3 domain-binding protein 2 isoform X3 has translation MVIHIFTGLPYLADEVFSKKMAAEEQVWPVPMKAIGAQNLLTMPGGVTKSGYLHKKGGTQLQILKWPLRFVIIHEGCIYYFKTSTSASPQGAFSLNGYNRVMRAAEETTSSNVFPFKLVHISKKHRTWFFSASSEDERKNWMLSLRKEIDHYHDKKETITELSDSGSDADSFYGSVERPIDIKYSHHSADNEDYDQEEDDESYLQPDTSDIVKDDIMVLPPAYPPPPVPHVRKTAYSESRSHSFCGKTSGSVPPPPPPKRSLPEIKTEDFFSVREPQLPSRAEPNLKIQSSSRRPSEQPPPIPPLPLFKKPFCVKDPCSLPPEPMPLSQVLTTPEGCEKLKSLNLSPRTPPPLPSNKPKLSQMTEKTVETKVPREHGKPGLFVPPVLPKPPVPGHQHPVLKPRPEKPSCPQLQRSPPDGQSFRSFSFEKPALPSKPNQANDDSDDDYEKVELPTSVFLNTSESLEVERIFKATSPKGQPQNGLYCIRNSSTKTGKVLVVWDQSAEKVRNYRIFEKDCKFYLDADVMFLNMGSLVEYYSTHVLPSHGSLILRCPYGYSKPR, from the exons TAAGAAGATGGCTGCAGAGGAACAGGTCTGGCCGGTCCCAATGAAGGCAATTGGAGCACAAAACCTTTTGACAATGCCTGGAGGAGTGACCAAATCGGGCTATCTTCATAAAAAGGGAGGCACTCAGCTGCAGATCTTGAAGT gGCCACTGAGATTTGTGATTATCCATGAGGGATGTATTTACTACTTTAAGACCAGCACGTCTGCATCTCCACAGGGTGCATTTTCTTTGAATGGTTACAACAG GGTTATGCGGGCAGCTGAAGAGACGACATCAAGCAACGTGTTTCCTTTCAAGTTGGTTCACATTAGCAAGAAGCACAGGACgtggtttttttctgcttcttctgaagatgaaagaaag aattgGATGCTATCCCTGAGGAAGGAAATTGATCACTACCAtgataagaaagaaacaataacagAACTCAG tgacTCTGGTTCTGATGCAGACAGTTTCTATGGCTCAGTAGAACGTCCCATTGATATCAAGTATTCTCATCATTCAGCAGATAATGAAG ATTATGACCAGGAGGAAGACGATGAATCCTACTTGCAACCAGATACTTCTGACATAGTGAAAGATG ATATCATGGTCCTGCCCCCAGCCTACCCACCTCCACCAGTTCCTCATGTCAGAAAAACTGCCTACTCGGAGTCAAGGTCGCATTCCTTTTGTGGAAAAACTTCTGGGTCAGTACCACCGCCACCACCTCCTAAAAGGAGCTTACCTGAGATCAAAACAGAGGATTTCTTCAGTGTGAGGGAGCCCCAGTTACCGAGCAGAGCTGAACCTAATCTAAAGATTCAGTCCTCCAGCCGGAGACCAAGTGAACAGCCGCCTCCTATACCCCCTTTACCGCTTTTCAAAAAGCCTTTTTGTGTCAAAGACCCTTGCTCATTGCCTCCGGAACCTATGCCTCTATCTCAAGTTCTCACTACTCCAGAAGGATGCGAGAAGCTAAAAAGCTTAAACCTTTCACCACGAACTCCTCCTCCACTGCCAAGCAATAAACCCAAGTTGTCCCAGATGACTGAAAAAACAGTAGAAACCAAAGTGCCAAGAGAACATGGTAAACCGGGACTGTTTGTGCCTCCAGTGCTTCCAAAACCGCCTGTGCCGGGCCACCAGCATCCTGTACTTAAACCTAGACCAGAGAAGCCTTCATGTCCCCAGTTACA GAGATCACCACCAGATGGGCAGAGTTTTAGAAGCTTCTCATTTGAAAAACCAGCGCTGCCCTCCAAGCCAAATCAAGCGAATGATGATTCTGATGATGACTATGAAAAA GTTGAGCTGCCTACGTCAGTATTTCTTAATACCTCTGAATCCTTAGAAGTTGAAAG gatATTTAAAGCTACCAGCCCAAAGGGACAGCCACAAAATGGATTATACTGTATTAGGAACTCATCTACTAAGACTGGAAAG GTATTAGTTGTGTGGGATCAATCTGCAGAGAAAGTGAGAAACTACAGAATATTTGAAAAG GATTGTAAGTTCTACCTGGATGCAGACGTCATGTTTCTGAACATGGGGAGTTTGGTTGAATACTACAGCACTCATGTCCTACCTAGTCATGGCAGCCTGATTCTTCGGTGTCCTTATGGTTACTCTAAGCCCAGGTGA
- the SH3BP2 gene encoding SH3 domain-binding protein 2 isoform X1, producing the protein MPERGYQLLMALSSQRKLSYGESVSRKTMCRSGTVTSKKMAAEEQVWPVPMKAIGAQNLLTMPGGVTKSGYLHKKGGTQLQILKWPLRFVIIHEGCIYYFKTSTSASPQGAFSLNGYNRVMRAAEETTSSNVFPFKLVHISKKHRTWFFSASSEDERKNWMLSLRKEIDHYHDKKETITELSDSGSDADSFYGSVERPIDIKYSHHSADNEDYDQEEDDESYLQPDTSDIVKDDIMVLPPAYPPPPVPHVRKTAYSESRSHSFCGKTSGSVPPPPPPKRSLPEIKTEDFFSVREPQLPSRAEPNLKIQSSSRRPSEQPPPIPPLPLFKKPFCVKDPCSLPPEPMPLSQVLTTPEGCEKLKSLNLSPRTPPPLPSNKPKLSQMTEKTVETKVPREHGKPGLFVPPVLPKPPVPGHQHPVLKPRPEKPSCPQLQRSPPDGQSFRSFSFEKPALPSKPNQANDDSDDDYEKVELPTSVFLNTSESLEVERIFKATSPKGQPQNGLYCIRNSSTKTGKVLVVWDQSAEKVRNYRIFEKDCKFYLDADVMFLNMGSLVEYYSTHVLPSHGSLILRCPYGYSKPR; encoded by the exons ATGCCTGAGAGGGGCTATCAGCTGCTAATGGCTTTGTCCTCGCAAAGGAAACTATCATATGGTGAAAGTGTCAGCAGAAAAACTATGTGTCGATCAGGCACGGTGACAAG TAAGAAGATGGCTGCAGAGGAACAGGTCTGGCCGGTCCCAATGAAGGCAATTGGAGCACAAAACCTTTTGACAATGCCTGGAGGAGTGACCAAATCGGGCTATCTTCATAAAAAGGGAGGCACTCAGCTGCAGATCTTGAAGT gGCCACTGAGATTTGTGATTATCCATGAGGGATGTATTTACTACTTTAAGACCAGCACGTCTGCATCTCCACAGGGTGCATTTTCTTTGAATGGTTACAACAG GGTTATGCGGGCAGCTGAAGAGACGACATCAAGCAACGTGTTTCCTTTCAAGTTGGTTCACATTAGCAAGAAGCACAGGACgtggtttttttctgcttcttctgaagatgaaagaaag aattgGATGCTATCCCTGAGGAAGGAAATTGATCACTACCAtgataagaaagaaacaataacagAACTCAG tgacTCTGGTTCTGATGCAGACAGTTTCTATGGCTCAGTAGAACGTCCCATTGATATCAAGTATTCTCATCATTCAGCAGATAATGAAG ATTATGACCAGGAGGAAGACGATGAATCCTACTTGCAACCAGATACTTCTGACATAGTGAAAGATG ATATCATGGTCCTGCCCCCAGCCTACCCACCTCCACCAGTTCCTCATGTCAGAAAAACTGCCTACTCGGAGTCAAGGTCGCATTCCTTTTGTGGAAAAACTTCTGGGTCAGTACCACCGCCACCACCTCCTAAAAGGAGCTTACCTGAGATCAAAACAGAGGATTTCTTCAGTGTGAGGGAGCCCCAGTTACCGAGCAGAGCTGAACCTAATCTAAAGATTCAGTCCTCCAGCCGGAGACCAAGTGAACAGCCGCCTCCTATACCCCCTTTACCGCTTTTCAAAAAGCCTTTTTGTGTCAAAGACCCTTGCTCATTGCCTCCGGAACCTATGCCTCTATCTCAAGTTCTCACTACTCCAGAAGGATGCGAGAAGCTAAAAAGCTTAAACCTTTCACCACGAACTCCTCCTCCACTGCCAAGCAATAAACCCAAGTTGTCCCAGATGACTGAAAAAACAGTAGAAACCAAAGTGCCAAGAGAACATGGTAAACCGGGACTGTTTGTGCCTCCAGTGCTTCCAAAACCGCCTGTGCCGGGCCACCAGCATCCTGTACTTAAACCTAGACCAGAGAAGCCTTCATGTCCCCAGTTACA GAGATCACCACCAGATGGGCAGAGTTTTAGAAGCTTCTCATTTGAAAAACCAGCGCTGCCCTCCAAGCCAAATCAAGCGAATGATGATTCTGATGATGACTATGAAAAA GTTGAGCTGCCTACGTCAGTATTTCTTAATACCTCTGAATCCTTAGAAGTTGAAAG gatATTTAAAGCTACCAGCCCAAAGGGACAGCCACAAAATGGATTATACTGTATTAGGAACTCATCTACTAAGACTGGAAAG GTATTAGTTGTGTGGGATCAATCTGCAGAGAAAGTGAGAAACTACAGAATATTTGAAAAG GATTGTAAGTTCTACCTGGATGCAGACGTCATGTTTCTGAACATGGGGAGTTTGGTTGAATACTACAGCACTCATGTCCTACCTAGTCATGGCAGCCTGATTCTTCGGTGTCCTTATGGTTACTCTAAGCCCAGGTGA
- the SH3BP2 gene encoding SH3 domain-binding protein 2 isoform X2, whose translation MPERGYQLLMALSSQRKLSYGESVSRKTMCRSGTVTSKKMAAEEQVWPVPMKAIGAQNLLTMPGGVTKSGYLHKKGGTQLQILKWPLRFVIIHEGCIYYFKTSTSASPQGAFSLNGYNRVMRAAEETTSSNVFPFKLVHISKKHRTWFFSASSEDERKNWMLSLRKEIDHYHDKKETITELSDSGSDADSFYGSVERPIDIKYSHHSADNEDYDQEEDDESYLQPDTSDIVKDDIMVLPPAYPPPPVPHVRKTAYSESRSHSFCGKTSGSVPPPPPPKRSLPEIKTEDFFSVREPQLPSRAEPNLKIQSSSRRPSEQPPPIPPLPLFKKPFCVKDPCSLPPEPMPLSQVLTTPEGCEKLKSLNLSPRTPPPLPSNKPKLSQMTEKTVETKVPREHGKPGLFVPPVLPKPPVPGHQHPVLKPRPEKPSCPQLQSPPDGQSFRSFSFEKPALPSKPNQANDDSDDDYEKVELPTSVFLNTSESLEVERIFKATSPKGQPQNGLYCIRNSSTKTGKVLVVWDQSAEKVRNYRIFEKDCKFYLDADVMFLNMGSLVEYYSTHVLPSHGSLILRCPYGYSKPR comes from the exons ATGCCTGAGAGGGGCTATCAGCTGCTAATGGCTTTGTCCTCGCAAAGGAAACTATCATATGGTGAAAGTGTCAGCAGAAAAACTATGTGTCGATCAGGCACGGTGACAAG TAAGAAGATGGCTGCAGAGGAACAGGTCTGGCCGGTCCCAATGAAGGCAATTGGAGCACAAAACCTTTTGACAATGCCTGGAGGAGTGACCAAATCGGGCTATCTTCATAAAAAGGGAGGCACTCAGCTGCAGATCTTGAAGT gGCCACTGAGATTTGTGATTATCCATGAGGGATGTATTTACTACTTTAAGACCAGCACGTCTGCATCTCCACAGGGTGCATTTTCTTTGAATGGTTACAACAG GGTTATGCGGGCAGCTGAAGAGACGACATCAAGCAACGTGTTTCCTTTCAAGTTGGTTCACATTAGCAAGAAGCACAGGACgtggtttttttctgcttcttctgaagatgaaagaaag aattgGATGCTATCCCTGAGGAAGGAAATTGATCACTACCAtgataagaaagaaacaataacagAACTCAG tgacTCTGGTTCTGATGCAGACAGTTTCTATGGCTCAGTAGAACGTCCCATTGATATCAAGTATTCTCATCATTCAGCAGATAATGAAG ATTATGACCAGGAGGAAGACGATGAATCCTACTTGCAACCAGATACTTCTGACATAGTGAAAGATG ATATCATGGTCCTGCCCCCAGCCTACCCACCTCCACCAGTTCCTCATGTCAGAAAAACTGCCTACTCGGAGTCAAGGTCGCATTCCTTTTGTGGAAAAACTTCTGGGTCAGTACCACCGCCACCACCTCCTAAAAGGAGCTTACCTGAGATCAAAACAGAGGATTTCTTCAGTGTGAGGGAGCCCCAGTTACCGAGCAGAGCTGAACCTAATCTAAAGATTCAGTCCTCCAGCCGGAGACCAAGTGAACAGCCGCCTCCTATACCCCCTTTACCGCTTTTCAAAAAGCCTTTTTGTGTCAAAGACCCTTGCTCATTGCCTCCGGAACCTATGCCTCTATCTCAAGTTCTCACTACTCCAGAAGGATGCGAGAAGCTAAAAAGCTTAAACCTTTCACCACGAACTCCTCCTCCACTGCCAAGCAATAAACCCAAGTTGTCCCAGATGACTGAAAAAACAGTAGAAACCAAAGTGCCAAGAGAACATGGTAAACCGGGACTGTTTGTGCCTCCAGTGCTTCCAAAACCGCCTGTGCCGGGCCACCAGCATCCTGTACTTAAACCTAGACCAGAGAAGCCTTCATGTCCCCAGTTACA ATCACCACCAGATGGGCAGAGTTTTAGAAGCTTCTCATTTGAAAAACCAGCGCTGCCCTCCAAGCCAAATCAAGCGAATGATGATTCTGATGATGACTATGAAAAA GTTGAGCTGCCTACGTCAGTATTTCTTAATACCTCTGAATCCTTAGAAGTTGAAAG gatATTTAAAGCTACCAGCCCAAAGGGACAGCCACAAAATGGATTATACTGTATTAGGAACTCATCTACTAAGACTGGAAAG GTATTAGTTGTGTGGGATCAATCTGCAGAGAAAGTGAGAAACTACAGAATATTTGAAAAG GATTGTAAGTTCTACCTGGATGCAGACGTCATGTTTCTGAACATGGGGAGTTTGGTTGAATACTACAGCACTCATGTCCTACCTAGTCATGGCAGCCTGATTCTTCGGTGTCCTTATGGTTACTCTAAGCCCAGGTGA